The following is a genomic window from Chitinophaga caseinilytica.
TTGCGGCACCACGGCCATCTGGGAGCGGAGGAGCGAAAGGTCGTATTCGCGGGTGTCCTGGCCGTCGATATAGATGTGCCCGACCGCGGGGTCGTAAAACCGCAGCAGGAGGTTGACGATGGTGGATTTGCCGGCGCCGCTGGGCCCCACGAGGGCCACCTGCCAGCCGGGCTCGGCGTGAAAGCTCACGTCGCGCAGCACGGGAAGGTCTTTGCGGGAAGGATATTGGAAACCTACATGCTGGAACCGGATTTCGCCGTTGAAATGCGGGCGGCGGGCAGCAGGAGGGAGGAGCTGGATTTTCTCTTCGGGCTCGTCGAGGATTTCGAGGAGGTGCTCCGACGCACCGAGGGCACGTTGGATGCGGGTAAAGATCTCGGCCAAACCGGAAATCGATCCACCGATAAAACCGGAATACAGCACGAAGGAGAACAGGTCGCCCACGGCAAAACCATCGCCGATCATCAGCACGCCTTTCCAGATCACGGCTACCATGGCGCCGAAGAGCCCGAAAATGAGGAACGACACGAACATCCCCTGGTACGTGCCGGACTTGATGCCGGTTTTCACCACTTCATCCGTTTTCGCTTTATACCGGCCGGTCTCGAAAAATTCGTTCGCAAAGGCTTTCACGTTAAAAATCCCCTGCAAGGTTTCTTCCACGATGGTATTGGATTCCGCGATCTGGGCCTGCACCTGTTTGCTGAACCGGCGGATGAACTTCCCGAATACCACGGCCAGAATACAAATGGCGGGAACGATGGCCAGCATGAAAAGGGTCAGTTGCCAGCTCGTGTATGCCAGCAGCGCGATGCCGCCGATGATGACGATCACCTGCCGGAGGAATTCCGCCAAGGTGGTGGTAAATAAATCCTGCAACTGCGAAATATCGGAGGAGATACGGCTGTTCAGTTCGCCCACGCGCCTTTCCGAAAAGAATTTCATGGGCAGGCGGATGAGGTGGGAATAGGTGGCCTGGCGGAGCGCCGCCACGGTTTTTTCGGTAACTGAAACGAAGATGCGGATACGGAAAAAGGAAAAGATGGATTGAAGCGCCAGCACGGCCACGAGCATCAGCCCGATGCGGTTGATATGCAAATGGAGCTCCCCGGCCTGGCCCACGTTGATCAGATCGCCCAGGAGCTTCGGGAAAGCCAGGCTGGTAGCGCTGGACAGCATGAGCATGACCAGCCCTCCCGCGAATTGCCAGCGGTAGGGTTTGGCGTATTGATATAGCCGGGATGCCCGGCGAATACCTTCAAATGAAAATTTTGCGCGCTTTTGCTGTTCCTCCATACAATGAAATTAACGATTCCTGATGGAGAAGACGGGCGGGACAGGGAAATATTGTAGGGACGGAAGAATTTATTCCTTTGTGATATTTATTGATTATCAGGCAGTTCTTACTCTCATCGACCGCATTTTTCCTTCCAGCACCGCCGCCGCGATGGCCAATCCGGCCAGCAGGAGGTCTGCCGCCAGGGTGTTCCAGCCGTCGCGCAGGCTGCGGGGGAGGATGAACGTGAAGCACATCATGGCGAAGGAACCATACAGCCCGGCCTGTTTCGTCCGGGCGAGGGCGAGCAGCAGCACGAGCGCAGCCTGGGTGAAGGGGACCGTCAGCACCAGTTCGTCGGCGAACATCCGCCAGGCGTCGTACCGGCTTAGCCGCATATGGAAAAGCCCCGGCGCCAGGAACCCGGTTACAGCCGAATAGGCCAGCCGAACGGCGAGCAGGCCGGTGGCGATGTCTATGTAAAGTTGGCGAAGCACCAGGCTCCGCAATCGGTTGGCAGCCGGGAAATGGATACCGGCTTCGGAATATTTGCGCATACAGTTAGCGAATATCGCTGGGTGGAATTTTATTCATCAAAAGCTGACAAGCATGTCTAATATAATGAAATCTGCCGTCAAGATACGACAGTGTCTGCATTCAACCATCATTACTCGAATTCCCGGAAGCCCTTATGCTGGGCGAGCGCCAGCATTTCGCGGTCGCCGCTGCTGTCGCCATAGGCATAAACGGCCTGGTACGGCGTGAGTTTCACGGCTTCGCGGATGCGGCAAACCTTTTCGTCGCCATTGCAGTTTTTCCCGACGAGCGCGCCCGTCAACCGCCCATTTACAACTTCCAGCCGCGATCCCAGCACGGGCACCCCGGCTTTCTCAGCCCAGGGCTGCACCCAGTTTTCCGCGGAAGCCGTCACGATAAAAACGGTATGGCCTTCTGAAATATGCCAGGCAATGGCGTTCACCGCCCGCGGGCGCAGCAACGCCGGCAACCGCTCCTTGCAAAAAGCGCTGCACTTTTCCTGGAATTCGGCCAGGGGCGTGCCTTTGAAATAAAACTTCAGCACAATTTCCTTCATCCGCTGGTTACCGATCACTTTCAATTTGAAGAGTACCAGCAGGGGCGACAGCAGGGCCATGCCGGCATACAGCGCCAGCGCTCCCTTCTGGAAACGGATAATTTCGAAAAGGGTGTCTTTCCGTGTAATGGTACCATCGAAATCGAAAAATGCGATCGCCTGCTTCACAGTTTCTTCTTTTTGAAAATGGGCTCGGGAACGTTTTTGATGATCATCATGATATATCGCCAGAACCACTTCGTGTACAATACGTTTTTCTTCCTTTCCGCTGCTTTGAAAATATCTTTCGCCACTTCGTCGGGCTGCGCCGTGAGCAAGGCCGGGAGCGCCAGGTGCTCCGTCATCTGCGTAGCCACGAACCCCGGTTCCACGGTCATCACATGCACACCGGAATGCCAGAGGCGGTTGCGCAGGCCGGAAAGATACGTCGTAAAGCCTGCTTTGGCACTGCCGTAGAGATAATTGCTCATCCGCCCGCGGTCTCCCGCAACGGAACTGATCCCTATGATCGTGCCTTTCCCTCTTGCGGCCATGTCTTCGGCCACCACATTGAGGATAGAAACGGCGCCGGTAAAGTTGGTATGGAGGATGCGGGAAGCTTCCTGCCAGTTTTCCTGGCCTTTTTCCTGCGACCCGAGGTAGCCGAACACGCAAAGCACCACATCCGGCGGCGCGGGGAGGGTGCGGTAAAAACCGGCGTGGGAGGCGAAGTCGAGCGCGTCGAAAGCATGCACGGTGGCGGCGATGCGGTGGCGGATGCGCAAATCCTGCTCCAGGGGGCGCAACTGTTCGGGGTTCCGGCCGGCCAACTGGAGGGTAAAACCTGCGGCGGCGTAGCGGCGGGCGAGGGCAACTGCTATATCTGACCCGGCGCCCAGGATTAATACGGTAGGCATATTGTTCGGTCGGGTTTTATCCACCCGTTTGTTTATGCGAATTGAAAATTGAGTCGGTCGGATTGGGCAGACCGGAATTTACCGGCGGGGTTCCAGGTTTTGACGATTTCCCGGAACCGCTCCGCATTGGGGTAGCTGTCCCAGAACACGCGCTCCTGCATCCTGGCGTCTTTCGTCAGGTACAGCCGGCCGCCGTACTGCAGCACCAGCGCATCCAGCTCGTCGAGGAACGGGAAAAGGCCATTGCGCACGGGGAAATCGAGCGCCAGCGTATAGCCTTCCATGGGGAAGGAGATCAGATCGTCCTGCTTCCCGAAAGTTTTCAGTACGGCCAGGAAAGAGCCCCAGCCTTTTTCGCTGATCTTTTGCAGAATGGCCACCAGCCCGTCTTTCTTATCCATCGGCAACACGAACTGGTATTGCACGAACCCGTCTTTCCCGTAACCGCGGTTCCAGTGCAGGATCGCGTCCAGCGGGTAGAAGAAAGGCTCGTACGGCACGGTGTTTTCGATGACGCGTCTGGTATTTTTCGCGTAGTAAAGCGCGTTGAAAAGTTTGACGGTGAAGTTGTTCAGCACGAAGCCCGGCAGGTTGAAAGGCACGGTGAGCTTCATTTTGCGGGGCAGCTCCAAAGGTGCTTTCGCCGCTTTGGCAGCTACCTGGTCTTTGGTGGCATGCTCGCCAACGATGAGGATGCTCCGGCCGAAGGAATCGCCCTTTTGCAGGCAATCGATCCAGGCCATGGAGTAAGTATAATGTTTATGTTCTTCGAAAAGCTGCAACACTTCGTCGAGGTTCTTCGCCTTGATCTGCTTCTGACGGATATACGCCGTTTCGATCTTCTTCAGTGTGAACCTTACTGTTGTTATGATGCCGGTAAGCCCCATCCCGCCGCAGGTGGCCCAGAAAAGATCGGGCTCCGTTTCGGGCGAACATTCCGTCAAACCCTTACCCGTCAACACTTTCATGGAAACGATATGGTTGCTGAAGGAACCTTCGGAATGGTGGTTCTTGCCATGCACGTCAGACGCCACGGCGCCGCCGATGGTAATGAATTTGGTCCCCGGCGTAACGGGCAGGAACCAGCCGCGGGGAACGATGATGTCGAGGATCTGGTCGAGCGTAAGGCCCGACTGGCATTCGAACACGCCGTTTTCTTCGTCGAACGCCAGCACTTTGTCGTACCGCAGGGTGGAAACGCTATGCTCACCGAGCGACGCATCGCCGTAGCAGCGCCCGTTTCCTCTGGCGATCACGCGGTCGTGGGTGTTTACATACTGCAACAGCTGTTCCTCCATGGAGAAGGAGACCTCTTCACAGTTCAATACGGGATAATTGCCCCAATTCGAGATGTTTTTTCGCATTATTCAAAAAAACTTTTATTCGTCGGTAAATAAATGATCACATAAAAGCTTAGAATCCACAGGAGAATGGTTAATTGAATAAAGCGGTCTTTGTATAGGATTTTGGTGGGAGAACCGGTGTCGTTGTCGACGTAGGTTATTTGCAAATATCGTAATAATCCGGCAATAACAAAAATACTGGTATAGTAGAGGCGGTAGGTTTTGAAGTGGGCCATGGTTTCGGGGCTCATCGTATACATGAGATAAGCCACGATGATCACGGCGGAAACGACCGCCAGCGAGGCGTTGAGGAAATCGAGGTTATAGCCTTTGGACGCTTTGCGGAGGTCTTTGCCCGACTGGAGCTTGTGCAGCACATCGTCTCTCCGTTTGGCGAACGCCATGAACACGGCGAGGAGGAACACCATGATATTCAACCATTCCGAAATGGCTACGTCTGCCGCCACACCGCCTGCTTTCACGCGCAGCACGAACCCGGAAGCGAGGATGAGGATGTCGAGGATGGACACGTTTTTCAACCCGAAGGAATACCCCAGGTTGAGCACGAAATAAATCCCCAGTACGAACATGAACTTGTAACTGATAAGCGCCGCCAGCCCGAAGCCCGCGAGCACCACGAACACGAACATCGCCAGCCCGGCCGTGGGGGAGACGGCGCCGGAAGCGAGCGGACGGCTTTTTTCACCGGGTGCGCCCTGTCTGCCTCGA
Proteins encoded in this region:
- a CDS encoding UbiA prenyltransferase family protein, with the translated sequence MFVFVVLAGFGLAALISYKFMFVLGIYFVLNLGYSFGLKNVSILDILILASGFVLRVKAGGVAADVAISEWLNIMVFLLAVFMAFAKRRDDVLHKLQSGKDLRKASKGYNLDFLNASLAVVSAVIIVAYLMYTMSPETMAHFKTYRLYYTSIFVIAGLLRYLQITYVDNDTGSPTKILYKDRFIQLTILLWILSFYVIIYLPTNKSFFE
- a CDS encoding HAD family hydrolase, giving the protein MKQAIAFFDFDGTITRKDTLFEIIRFQKGALALYAGMALLSPLLVLFKLKVIGNQRMKEIVLKFYFKGTPLAEFQEKCSAFCKERLPALLRPRAVNAIAWHISEGHTVFIVTASAENWVQPWAEKAGVPVLGSRLEVVNGRLTGALVGKNCNGDEKVCRIREAVKLTPYQAVYAYGDSSGDREMLALAQHKGFREFE
- a CDS encoding FAD-binding oxidoreductase, whose product is MRKNISNWGNYPVLNCEEVSFSMEEQLLQYVNTHDRVIARGNGRCYGDASLGEHSVSTLRYDKVLAFDEENGVFECQSGLTLDQILDIIVPRGWFLPVTPGTKFITIGGAVASDVHGKNHHSEGSFSNHIVSMKVLTGKGLTECSPETEPDLFWATCGGMGLTGIITTVRFTLKKIETAYIRQKQIKAKNLDEVLQLFEEHKHYTYSMAWIDCLQKGDSFGRSILIVGEHATKDQVAAKAAKAPLELPRKMKLTVPFNLPGFVLNNFTVKLFNALYYAKNTRRVIENTVPYEPFFYPLDAILHWNRGYGKDGFVQYQFVLPMDKKDGLVAILQKISEKGWGSFLAVLKTFGKQDDLISFPMEGYTLALDFPVRNGLFPFLDELDALVLQYGGRLYLTKDARMQERVFWDSYPNAERFREIVKTWNPAGKFRSAQSDRLNFQFA
- a CDS encoding SDR family oxidoreductase, which produces MPTVLILGAGSDIAVALARRYAAAGFTLQLAGRNPEQLRPLEQDLRIRHRIAATVHAFDALDFASHAGFYRTLPAPPDVVLCVFGYLGSQEKGQENWQEASRILHTNFTGAVSILNVVAEDMAARGKGTIIGISSVAGDRGRMSNYLYGSAKAGFTTYLSGLRNRLWHSGVHVMTVEPGFVATQMTEHLALPALLTAQPDEVAKDIFKAAERKKNVLYTKWFWRYIMMIIKNVPEPIFKKKKL
- a CDS encoding MauE/DoxX family redox-associated membrane protein produces the protein MRKYSEAGIHFPAANRLRSLVLRQLYIDIATGLLAVRLAYSAVTGFLAPGLFHMRLSRYDAWRMFADELVLTVPFTQAALVLLLALARTKQAGLYGSFAMMCFTFILPRSLRDGWNTLAADLLLAGLAIAAAVLEGKMRSMRVRTA
- a CDS encoding ABC transporter ATP-binding protein, coding for MEEQQKRAKFSFEGIRRASRLYQYAKPYRWQFAGGLVMLMLSSATSLAFPKLLGDLINVGQAGELHLHINRIGLMLVAVLALQSIFSFFRIRIFVSVTEKTVAALRQATYSHLIRLPMKFFSERRVGELNSRISSDISQLQDLFTTTLAEFLRQVIVIIGGIALLAYTSWQLTLFMLAIVPAICILAVVFGKFIRRFSKQVQAQIAESNTIVEETLQGIFNVKAFANEFFETGRYKAKTDEVVKTGIKSGTYQGMFVSFLIFGLFGAMVAVIWKGVLMIGDGFAVGDLFSFVLYSGFIGGSISGLAEIFTRIQRALGASEHLLEILDEPEEKIQLLPPAARRPHFNGEIRFQHVGFQYPSRKDLPVLRDVSFHAEPGWQVALVGPSGAGKSTIVNLLLRFYDPAVGHIYIDGQDTREYDLSLLRSQMAVVPQDVFLFGGTIRENIAYGDTTASEEAIVEAARQANAWEFIRQFPEGLDTIVGERGIQLSGGQRQRIAIARAVLRNPRILILDEATSALDSESEKLVQEALDKLMEGRTSIVIAHRLSTVRRADMILVLDKGGVVESGTHEELMRKSEGLYRGLSELQFSH